One Lentisphaera araneosa HTCC2155 DNA window includes the following coding sequences:
- a CDS encoding sulfatase family protein, producing the protein MKIFLLLLFLITGSLYASQKPNIVFILADDMNRDSWGVYGNKDCKTPNIDRIASEGLVFQNLYASVAMCAPFRQELYSGRSPWRTGTLANHSKSTADTKSLPHYLKPLGYRVALLGKSHVGPQQAYPFEKLKGNSKDNDANDQFLASSAKFIDSATSEQKPFCLFIASSDSHAPFTTGDPSQYSAEALTVPTYWIDTPVMREAMVQYYAEVSNFDSLVGRIEKLLKEKSLWENTIFMVCSEQGSQFPFSKWTCYNTGLHSGMVAHWPGAKTKQVDQLIALADIAPTLAEAANYTAQENDFDGLSFLKAIQGDKKETRPFVYGAFTNCNIIDNRERIFPIRVIRNKEFTLIYNPNHQGITSNVTLTSALEGKELKKKQNQIDIASSWVALANKNKKYQSRVHQLNKRPLYELYNRKLDPYELNNQIDNPEYKAQTEALKSALQKQLQTLGDGDPIDTEKSLVKNKKRK; encoded by the coding sequence ATGAAGATTTTCCTCCTCCTTCTTTTTTTAATTACTGGCTCGCTCTACGCGTCTCAAAAACCCAATATCGTTTTTATCCTCGCCGATGACATGAATCGCGATAGCTGGGGTGTTTACGGCAACAAAGATTGCAAGACTCCCAATATTGATCGCATTGCATCAGAAGGCTTAGTCTTTCAAAATCTTTATGCCTCAGTGGCTATGTGTGCTCCTTTTCGTCAGGAACTCTACAGCGGTCGATCGCCTTGGCGAACAGGAACCTTGGCCAACCATTCGAAATCTACTGCAGATACCAAGAGCTTACCTCATTACCTCAAGCCCCTGGGTTACCGAGTTGCCTTACTGGGAAAAAGTCATGTGGGTCCGCAACAGGCCTACCCTTTCGAGAAACTCAAAGGGAATTCTAAAGACAATGATGCTAATGACCAGTTTCTTGCGAGTTCCGCAAAATTTATTGATTCTGCCACAAGTGAACAAAAACCTTTCTGCCTTTTTATTGCTTCTAGTGATTCTCACGCGCCTTTCACCACGGGTGATCCCTCACAATACTCCGCTGAAGCACTAACTGTCCCTACCTACTGGATTGATACTCCCGTCATGCGCGAAGCCATGGTTCAATACTATGCCGAGGTCAGTAATTTTGATTCCTTAGTAGGTCGCATCGAAAAGCTTTTAAAAGAAAAAAGCTTATGGGAAAACACTATTTTTATGGTGTGTAGTGAGCAAGGTTCACAGTTCCCCTTCAGTAAATGGACTTGCTATAATACGGGTCTTCACTCAGGCATGGTGGCGCACTGGCCGGGAGCCAAAACTAAGCAAGTTGATCAACTCATTGCTCTTGCAGATATTGCCCCGACGCTTGCGGAAGCCGCAAATTATACTGCACAAGAAAATGATTTTGATGGCTTAAGTTTCCTTAAAGCCATTCAAGGTGACAAAAAAGAAACCCGTCCATTTGTCTACGGAGCCTTCACCAACTGCAATATTATTGATAACCGCGAGCGTATCTTCCCTATTCGCGTCATTCGCAATAAAGAATTCACACTTATCTACAATCCCAATCATCAAGGGATCACTTCGAACGTCACCTTAACGTCTGCTCTTGAAGGTAAAGAACTTAAAAAGAAACAGAATCAAATAGATATCGCCTCTTCTTGGGTCGCCTTGGCGAATAAAAATAAAAAATATCAAAGCCGTGTCCATCAGCTCAACAAACGCCCTTTGTATGAATTATATAATCGCAAGCTCGACCCCTATGAACTCAACAATCAAATTGATAATCCCGAATACAAAGCACAAACCGAGGCACTAAAAAGTGCTCTCCAAAAACAACTTCAAACCTTGGGTGATGGTGATCCCATCGACACAGAAAAATCATTAGTGAAAAATAAAAAACGGAAATAA
- a CDS encoding Dabb family protein produces MINHGVVFTLKSDSVLSLEAFLTEALKLKKIDGLMDFQIVRETSPKNKFEFGLFMKFKNPKTYQYYNNHPDHVSFVQNIWIPNVEDFMEIDYEKIL; encoded by the coding sequence ATGATCAATCACGGTGTAGTATTTACTTTAAAAAGCGACTCTGTATTGAGCCTGGAAGCATTTTTAACTGAAGCGCTTAAACTCAAAAAAATTGATGGCCTTATGGATTTCCAAATTGTACGGGAAACTAGTCCTAAAAATAAGTTTGAGTTTGGTTTGTTTATGAAATTTAAAAACCCTAAAACCTACCAATACTACAATAACCATCCCGATCATGTGAGCTTTGTCCAGAACATTTGGATACCAAATGTAGAAGACTTCATGGAAATTGATTACGAGAAAATTCTATAA
- a CDS encoding DUF1592 domain-containing protein, with amino-acid sequence MSKRVIAIILIFLNLLGAQEKVYRNFFEAHCNDCHNEKKQKGKVRLDNLSLEINTVQQADHWQQILDAVQSGEMPPEEEPVPPAKEKLEFLALLSAKLVEARSTLSDSGGQVIMRRLNRNEYANTLEAILGVTVDVGDLPDDRSGESFDTDGGGLFMSPDQLDQYLTIARDAIEKAFIRSQPQSLVKHRVEVENKNKFIKKQRGKLLNEYKSVEAYRARKDKSLKPSDFGIKDLRATEIISNDYKRFFPAFETYFNHPLSEEGYLLSLFRPIPQLAVDLRVSKALKKNPKKMHHSWVAEGVYKIRIRVAKTADADPERTFLNLNIMDKGAIKRLNSFHITADAREPQIIETLVEVNDGSRRIVLSEKSNEGTARAKFSKSRDKKTKTHAGAGHALWIDWLEWEGPLEFKRTDQVQELLTSTKVFMNQEKVRSLLEGFSREAFRGDAPATEFIDKLVVIYENEKRAGKKARAALIEPLAIILSSPSFLYLAEAGVENEKKSLNQVELANRLAYFLWSSPADKELIKLAQKGELKGDVLKAQVDRMLANHRIKNFYQSFVYQWLDMERLYLFQFDPHKYPNYDETLRDTAAEEVYETVKYIVDNNLSTKNLLKSDFLILNAMLATHYGIEGVEGDEFRKVDVADNFFRGGLMSMTAIAAMGSDGQHTSPVERGTWVLRKLLNNPPPPAPANVPQLSRLEGQKLTVREVLKVHQEEPQCSHCHKKIDPIGLGLENFDATGRWRDQDNFNKIKIAINPAGSLYKGPSFESYAELRDIIYDRADDFNYGLIRNLLSYSLGRPVAFSDRALMDDLHLEMKKDQFSMRNLIHAIVQSKEFKTKR; translated from the coding sequence ATGAGTAAAAGAGTTATTGCTATAATATTGATTTTCCTTAACTTACTGGGAGCTCAAGAGAAAGTTTACAGGAATTTCTTTGAAGCTCATTGTAACGATTGCCACAATGAAAAAAAGCAAAAGGGCAAAGTTCGTTTAGATAATTTATCACTAGAAATTAACACCGTTCAGCAAGCCGATCATTGGCAACAAATTCTCGATGCCGTGCAATCAGGAGAAATGCCTCCCGAAGAAGAGCCCGTGCCCCCTGCAAAAGAGAAGTTAGAGTTTTTGGCTTTGCTCTCTGCAAAACTCGTCGAAGCGCGCAGCACTCTAAGTGATTCAGGCGGGCAAGTGATTATGCGTCGCCTGAACCGCAATGAATATGCCAATACACTCGAAGCTATTCTCGGAGTCACAGTCGATGTAGGAGACCTTCCTGATGATCGCTCCGGAGAAAGTTTTGATACTGATGGCGGCGGTCTATTTATGTCGCCAGATCAATTGGATCAGTATTTAACTATTGCTCGTGACGCAATTGAGAAAGCATTTATTAGAAGTCAGCCTCAAAGCCTCGTTAAACATCGTGTGGAAGTCGAGAATAAAAATAAATTCATCAAAAAGCAGCGCGGTAAATTACTGAATGAATATAAGAGCGTGGAAGCTTATCGAGCGCGAAAAGATAAAAGTTTAAAGCCCAGTGATTTTGGCATCAAGGACTTACGAGCGACAGAGATTATTTCCAATGATTACAAACGTTTTTTTCCTGCCTTTGAAACGTATTTTAATCATCCTCTGAGTGAAGAGGGCTATTTACTTTCTTTGTTTCGACCCATTCCTCAGCTCGCAGTTGATTTAAGGGTCAGTAAGGCTCTCAAAAAGAATCCTAAAAAAATGCATCATAGCTGGGTAGCGGAAGGGGTTTATAAAATCAGAATCCGCGTCGCCAAAACAGCTGATGCCGATCCTGAACGGACTTTTTTGAACCTCAATATAATGGATAAAGGTGCAATCAAACGTCTGAATAGCTTCCATATCACTGCCGATGCAAGGGAGCCTCAAATAATTGAAACGCTTGTAGAAGTTAATGACGGGAGTCGCCGTATAGTTTTATCGGAAAAATCTAATGAGGGGACGGCTCGTGCCAAATTTAGTAAAAGTCGAGATAAAAAAACGAAAACTCATGCAGGAGCTGGTCATGCCCTTTGGATTGATTGGCTTGAATGGGAAGGTCCCTTAGAATTTAAGAGAACAGATCAGGTTCAAGAGCTTTTAACTTCCACGAAAGTTTTCATGAATCAGGAAAAAGTAAGATCCTTATTAGAAGGCTTTAGTCGAGAAGCTTTTCGCGGGGATGCTCCTGCAACAGAATTCATCGATAAACTCGTGGTCATTTATGAGAATGAGAAAAGAGCTGGGAAGAAAGCCCGTGCAGCTCTTATAGAACCCTTAGCAATTATTTTGTCCTCCCCCAGTTTTTTATATCTTGCTGAAGCAGGGGTAGAAAATGAGAAAAAATCATTGAATCAAGTTGAGTTAGCCAATCGCTTAGCCTACTTTTTATGGAGTTCACCCGCCGATAAAGAGTTGATAAAGCTCGCACAGAAAGGTGAATTGAAAGGTGATGTTTTGAAGGCACAAGTGGATCGTATGCTGGCAAATCATCGGATAAAAAACTTTTATCAATCCTTTGTCTATCAATGGCTGGATATGGAGAGGCTATACTTGTTTCAGTTTGATCCTCATAAATACCCGAATTACGATGAAACATTGAGAGATACCGCAGCTGAGGAAGTTTATGAAACGGTGAAATATATCGTGGACAATAACTTGAGCACAAAGAATTTACTCAAATCTGATTTCCTTATTTTAAACGCCATGTTAGCGACGCATTATGGGATAGAGGGAGTCGAAGGAGATGAGTTTAGAAAAGTTGACGTAGCAGACAATTTCTTCAGGGGTGGTCTCATGAGTATGACGGCTATAGCCGCTATGGGTTCCGATGGTCAGCATACTTCTCCCGTTGAACGAGGGACTTGGGTTCTGAGAAAACTCTTAAATAATCCACCGCCTCCCGCACCAGCCAATGTACCTCAACTCAGTCGTTTAGAAGGTCAGAAATTAACCGTGCGAGAAGTTTTGAAGGTGCACCAAGAAGAGCCTCAATGTTCTCATTGCCATAAGAAAATTGATCCCATTGGCTTGGGCTTAGAAAATTTTGATGCCACAGGGCGCTGGCGTGATCAAGACAATTTCAATAAAATTAAAATTGCGATCAACCCTGCGGGATCTTTATACAAAGGCCCCTCATTTGAGTCTTATGCTGAACTACGTGATATCATTTACGATCGTGCCGATGACTTTAATTATGGTCTTATTAGGAATTTATTATCCTATAGCCTAGGCCGTCCAGTAGCTTTTTCTGATCGAGCTTTAATGGATGACTTACACTTAGAAATGAAAAAAGATCAGTTTAGTATGCGCAACTTAATTCACGCTATTGTGCAATCGAAAGAATTTAAAACGAAGAGGTGA
- a CDS encoding CoA-binding protein, giving the protein MKTTLIIGATPRPSSYANKAMLELEEHGHKTLLYNPLGRAIDDRKIHTEIAQISEPVDTITLYVRPARLQPIVEELIALKPKRIIFNPGTEDADIMQSFKDSEIEALEACTLVMLRTGQY; this is encoded by the coding sequence TTGAAAACTACACTGATAATTGGTGCTACACCTCGCCCTTCCAGCTATGCTAATAAAGCCATGCTGGAATTGGAAGAACATGGACACAAAACTTTGCTCTATAATCCCCTTGGGCGAGCCATTGATGATAGAAAAATTCATACGGAAATAGCGCAGATCAGCGAGCCCGTCGATACTATTACCCTCTACGTCCGACCGGCCCGCCTGCAGCCCATTGTCGAGGAGCTCATAGCCCTCAAGCCCAAGCGCATCATCTTTAATCCCGGAACTGAAGATGCTGATATCATGCAAAGCTTTAAAGATTCAGAAATCGAAGCTCTAGAGGCCTGCACCTTAGTCATGTTACGTACAGGACAATATTAA
- a CDS encoding DUF1552 domain-containing protein: MMDRRFFLKGLGTTLALPYMNSLQGDVKETQINHKMLFLSFGWGVTKQSWYPNKSQQGSEYELSEGLKPLARHKKDFSLILGTEHQYNKQGHWGSTMFLTGANRYAVPGRSFSNTISCDQLAAQAWGENNRFSSLQFDCAKPSVSGHGPGLSMSWNQSGKPMAGMQNPVLVYNKLFGNAGMSIEEKQQLISKRGSSLDAVLADANKLSQKLTSEDKDKLNEYLESVREIELQLAKEKSWLGKPKPQAPLQEPQKGLKGYDEIKLMYDLLVAALQTDSTRVITYRQPVESLLQSLDVSITSHNMSHYGKGDRLTVSKLRDEKQSELLAYLMDRLKQTKDVNGQSLFDTTTLVYGSNISTSHTLTNCPVLVAGNKHILKLGEHKIMPKGTPLNNLWLTLLNANGIRQESFGDSTGMIEDILV; the protein is encoded by the coding sequence ATGATGGACAGAAGATTTTTTCTTAAGGGCTTAGGCACAACTTTGGCGCTGCCCTATATGAACTCACTTCAAGGTGATGTGAAAGAGACTCAGATTAATCATAAGATGCTCTTCCTCTCTTTTGGTTGGGGCGTGACAAAACAGAGCTGGTATCCTAACAAAAGTCAACAGGGAAGTGAGTATGAGCTCTCCGAAGGACTCAAACCCTTAGCTCGTCATAAAAAGGATTTCAGTTTAATCCTTGGGACCGAGCACCAATATAATAAGCAGGGCCATTGGGGTAGCACAATGTTTTTAACGGGTGCGAATCGTTATGCCGTTCCAGGTAGGAGCTTTAGTAATACGATTTCTTGTGATCAGCTCGCGGCTCAAGCTTGGGGAGAAAACAATCGTTTCTCTTCTTTGCAATTTGATTGCGCCAAGCCCTCCGTTTCGGGGCATGGTCCTGGACTCTCGATGTCTTGGAATCAGAGCGGTAAACCGATGGCAGGAATGCAAAACCCCGTTTTGGTCTACAATAAACTCTTTGGTAATGCGGGCATGTCTATAGAGGAAAAACAGCAACTCATTTCCAAACGAGGCAGTTCCCTAGATGCCGTTTTAGCTGATGCTAATAAACTCAGTCAAAAGCTCACGTCAGAAGACAAAGATAAGTTAAATGAATACTTGGAATCAGTTCGAGAAATAGAATTGCAGTTAGCCAAGGAAAAGTCTTGGTTGGGAAAACCTAAACCCCAAGCACCTTTGCAGGAACCGCAAAAAGGTCTCAAGGGCTACGATGAAATTAAGCTGATGTATGACTTGCTCGTAGCTGCCCTACAAACAGATTCGACACGGGTGATCACCTATCGTCAGCCGGTAGAGAGCCTGCTTCAAAGCTTAGATGTGAGCATAACTTCTCACAATATGAGTCATTATGGGAAAGGCGATCGTTTGACCGTTTCTAAACTTCGCGATGAAAAACAAAGTGAGCTTCTCGCCTACTTGATGGATCGTTTAAAACAGACAAAGGATGTGAATGGACAGAGTCTTTTTGATACGACAACACTTGTTTATGGTTCAAATATTTCGACTTCGCATACCCTGACAAATTGTCCCGTTCTAGTGGCGGGTAATAAGCACATCCTCAAACTAGGGGAGCATAAAATAATGCCCAAAGGAACGCCATTGAATAACCTTTGGCTCACACTGCTGAACGCCAATGGCATTCGACAAGAGTCCTTTGGAGATAGCACGGGCATGATTGAGGATATTCTCGTTTAA
- a CDS encoding ISL3 family transposase, whose protein sequence is MMTEQLFAEMLNLGDKWEVSKLEVLAEQSCIEVTIKDTAKLLEGMECPCCKRTDLIIKDHANERLWDHLQMWTYKTVLKCRLPRALCKSCKKTWTIRAPWEGVNKHSSKDFEALALTLMRHMPVSKVGKLMKVDDQKLWRILRVYIDKERAKLDWSELTRIGVDELSIAKGHRYVSVFVDMENHSVLFAADGKDAQVFEQFTEELYLKDGHPHAITEVSMDMSPSYKSGVDSNMRNARKVFDYFHIAQNLNKAIGKVCSRERRTKGDIRNLLKKPRLFQKNRDKLKEKDQQTIEKLKELNTATAMAYQMRLSLQDIFKTKSEIKALLGLKAWISWVHNEVEKEMWKYFLNPLKKFAESLTKHFDGIIARWRHGTSNAVLEGINSVFSAVKRRARGFRSKEYLKMMLYFTKGNLTGIPNLIPSK, encoded by the coding sequence ATGATGACCGAACAACTTTTTGCAGAAATGTTAAATCTCGGGGATAAATGGGAAGTTAGTAAACTAGAAGTTTTGGCAGAGCAATCATGTATTGAAGTGACAATTAAAGATACAGCTAAACTTTTAGAAGGTATGGAATGCCCTTGTTGTAAGAGAACCGATTTAATTATAAAAGATCATGCAAATGAAAGGCTATGGGATCATCTACAAATGTGGACTTATAAAACTGTATTAAAATGCCGATTGCCTCGTGCCCTTTGTAAATCCTGTAAAAAAACGTGGACAATTCGAGCTCCTTGGGAAGGTGTCAATAAACATTCCAGTAAAGACTTTGAGGCATTAGCCTTGACCCTCATGCGTCATATGCCCGTGTCAAAAGTAGGTAAATTAATGAAAGTTGATGATCAAAAATTATGGAGGATTCTAAGAGTATATATTGATAAAGAACGGGCCAAACTTGACTGGAGTGAACTCACGAGAATTGGAGTAGATGAGTTGAGTATCGCAAAAGGTCATCGTTATGTAAGTGTTTTTGTGGATATGGAAAACCATAGTGTTCTATTCGCTGCAGACGGCAAAGATGCACAAGTTTTTGAACAATTCACCGAGGAACTTTACCTGAAAGACGGTCACCCTCATGCAATTACTGAAGTTAGCATGGATATGAGTCCCTCTTATAAAAGTGGCGTTGATTCAAATATGCGCAATGCTCGTAAAGTATTTGACTACTTCCATATTGCACAAAACTTAAACAAAGCAATTGGCAAAGTTTGTTCCAGAGAGCGCCGTACAAAAGGTGATATTCGAAACCTCCTAAAAAAGCCTCGTTTATTTCAAAAGAACAGAGACAAACTCAAGGAAAAAGATCAGCAAACTATAGAAAAATTAAAAGAGCTGAACACTGCAACAGCCATGGCATACCAAATGCGCTTAAGTCTCCAAGATATTTTTAAAACGAAGTCCGAAATCAAAGCTTTGTTAGGGTTAAAAGCATGGATATCTTGGGTTCATAATGAAGTTGAAAAAGAAATGTGGAAATACTTTTTAAACCCTCTAAAGAAATTTGCCGAATCTCTTACAAAACATTTTGATGGAATTATTGCTCGATGGAGGCACGGAACAAGTAATGCTGTATTGGAAGGAATTAATTCCGTTTTCTCAGCAGTTAAAAGACGGGCCAGAGGGTTTAGATCTAAAGAATATCTAAAAATGATGCTCTATTTCACTAAAGGAAATTTAACTGGGATACCAAACCTCATCCCCTCAAAGTGA
- a CDS encoding DUF5695 domain-containing protein has protein sequence MTQNPPAEFIIEENEGHITSLKRKNDPFETEFIRPGNNLGCVNLSYRHKADWIHCDQTGSDELTVSSSFSSSGPLLEWTIKLSNTSHSPLEIGTLELPFQFNEEYTRNPKESFEGRVFKHSHIAGHNSFIFWLPVGGIGAHLLMTPTENTHLEFFEAKNGIYASGGALYSAFIHSKAHVENLTGTWRQENSSKILQAGESISYSFRFHWCDNYSDIRKKIYQSGGIDIRIAPGMVIPRDLKSKIAMRSQQKITRIQAEFPEETEISKLPKHGENEIYEINFQKLGENKLTLHYGDQQETILEFFVSEDLETLIKKRASFIKDFQQHKDPTKWYDGLYSLWDAGAEEGQQKLGPDNPGSQHPYCVSGSDDPSNSKCMYLSEKNVAYPDAEEIASLEYFIENFVWGKHQRTDQEDPYPYGIYGSDSWLTNRNSSNDLIKESTSRPQEGGSQCRMWRTFDYTTYFALYYNMYLIGKQNPDLINYITTDQYLERAYGTAKAYFEVPYNIMMTGGWAHEGWTDWAYTLGNFHEKYLLPLIETLRAEGLDDKADYLEGEWDKKVKFFLYDDDYPFVSEMPVDSTAYESSYAIGKYALTRKLKPDHHLWQHKNTGQWYSHPVIDEAKHKDYLHRQLMANLACRGVLENSYYHYGSDFRAVGTSNYTMSYMSQMGGWAIMDQGLYFEENKFDLIQLGYASLLCSWGLINSGTKESNYGYWYPGKNNDGSVAWGFMPQMQGSEWNSACKDMSRGAWAVCGEIDHGLTAGVEAAATIVVDDPNFGFIAYGGELDETAQKLRVIPRDGVRRQLHYISKNLSFHLTLKSDGFKKDEPIVFSTELNSLEFTLENRSKTSHAIDIEVKGLKPGDYELYSDDQVITSFIVKGEEAQGLSCQIEENFVNVKIRNI, from the coding sequence ATGACTCAAAATCCCCCTGCAGAATTTATCATTGAAGAAAACGAAGGTCACATCACATCTCTCAAGCGCAAAAATGATCCTTTCGAAACCGAATTCATACGCCCAGGAAATAATTTAGGTTGCGTCAACCTTTCCTACAGGCATAAAGCTGACTGGATTCATTGCGATCAAACAGGTAGCGATGAGCTAACAGTCTCCAGTTCCTTTTCATCCAGTGGCCCACTCTTGGAATGGACTATTAAATTGAGTAATACGAGTCATTCGCCTCTAGAAATTGGCACACTCGAACTTCCCTTTCAGTTCAATGAAGAATACACCCGCAATCCGAAGGAATCTTTTGAAGGACGGGTTTTTAAACACAGTCATATTGCGGGGCATAATTCATTTATTTTCTGGCTACCCGTAGGCGGTATTGGGGCTCATTTACTCATGACTCCCACAGAAAACACCCATCTCGAATTTTTCGAAGCTAAAAATGGTATCTATGCAAGTGGCGGAGCGCTCTATAGCGCCTTCATTCATTCTAAAGCCCATGTGGAGAACTTGACCGGAACTTGGCGACAGGAGAATAGCAGTAAAATATTGCAGGCAGGGGAAAGTATTTCTTATAGCTTTCGCTTTCATTGGTGCGATAATTATAGCGACATCCGCAAAAAAATATACCAAAGTGGTGGCATAGACATTCGCATTGCTCCAGGCATGGTGATTCCCCGCGACCTCAAAAGCAAAATAGCTATGCGTTCTCAGCAAAAGATCACTCGCATTCAAGCCGAATTCCCCGAGGAGACTGAGATTTCTAAACTTCCAAAGCATGGTGAAAATGAAATTTATGAAATCAACTTTCAGAAGCTCGGCGAAAACAAACTCACTCTACATTACGGTGATCAACAAGAAACGATCTTAGAGTTTTTTGTTAGCGAAGATTTGGAAACCTTGATCAAAAAACGCGCCTCATTCATCAAAGATTTTCAACAACACAAAGACCCCACGAAATGGTATGATGGACTTTATAGTCTATGGGATGCAGGTGCAGAGGAAGGTCAACAAAAACTTGGTCCCGATAATCCCGGCAGCCAACATCCCTACTGTGTCAGTGGTTCAGATGATCCTTCCAATAGTAAATGCATGTACCTTTCCGAAAAAAACGTCGCATATCCAGATGCCGAAGAAATTGCATCTCTGGAATACTTTATCGAGAATTTTGTCTGGGGAAAACATCAACGCACTGACCAAGAAGACCCCTACCCCTACGGTATCTATGGATCGGACTCATGGCTCACAAATCGCAATTCAAGTAATGATCTCATTAAAGAATCCACTAGTCGTCCTCAAGAAGGTGGCAGTCAGTGCCGCATGTGGAGAACTTTTGACTACACAACTTATTTTGCCCTCTATTACAATATGTATCTCATCGGTAAGCAAAACCCTGATCTCATAAACTACATAACAACCGATCAGTATTTGGAGCGGGCTTACGGAACTGCTAAAGCCTATTTTGAAGTTCCTTACAATATCATGATGACAGGTGGTTGGGCTCATGAAGGTTGGACTGATTGGGCCTACACCTTGGGCAACTTCCACGAGAAATACTTACTGCCACTCATCGAAACTTTAAGAGCTGAAGGCCTTGACGACAAAGCAGACTATTTGGAAGGTGAATGGGACAAGAAAGTTAAATTTTTCCTCTATGACGATGATTACCCCTTTGTTTCGGAAATGCCCGTGGATTCCACTGCCTATGAGTCGAGTTATGCCATTGGCAAATATGCTCTCACTCGAAAATTAAAACCCGACCATCACCTTTGGCAGCACAAAAACACCGGTCAATGGTACTCTCATCCCGTCATTGATGAAGCTAAACACAAAGACTACTTGCATCGTCAGCTTATGGCCAACCTTGCCTGTCGTGGAGTCTTAGAGAATTCCTATTACCACTACGGCAGTGATTTTCGCGCCGTTGGCACTTCCAATTACACCATGAGTTACATGTCTCAAATGGGGGGCTGGGCGATTATGGATCAGGGACTTTATTTCGAAGAAAACAAATTTGATCTCATTCAACTCGGTTATGCATCGCTGCTTTGCTCGTGGGGGCTGATCAATAGCGGCACCAAGGAAAGTAATTACGGCTACTGGTACCCAGGTAAAAACAATGATGGCTCAGTCGCATGGGGCTTCATGCCCCAGATGCAGGGTTCAGAGTGGAACTCAGCCTGCAAAGATATGAGTCGTGGTGCTTGGGCAGTATGCGGAGAAATTGATCATGGCTTAACGGCGGGAGTTGAAGCGGCGGCTACCATTGTCGTCGACGACCCCAATTTTGGCTTTATTGCTTATGGTGGAGAGCTTGATGAAACAGCGCAAAAATTGCGCGTCATTCCGCGAGATGGGGTTCGCCGCCAGCTTCATTACATCAGCAAAAACCTTTCCTTTCATCTCACTCTAAAATCTGACGGTTTTAAAAAGGATGAGCCTATAGTTTTTTCAACAGAGCTCAATTCTTTGGAATTCACCTTAGAAAACCGTTCAAAGACAAGCCATGCAATCGACATCGAAGTCAAGGGCCTCAAGCCAGGTGATTATGAACTCTATAGTGATGATCAAGTTATTACATCCTTTATCGTTAAAGGTGAGGAAGCTCAAGGGCTCTCATGTCAGATTGAAGAAAACTTTGTCAATGTGAAGATCAGAAATATTTAG